The Cyanobacteriota bacterium genome segment CTAGGGTGTTGCCAGCAAGTGCACTGAGTTTTCCCGCTTCCCAGAGTCTCCACGAGAGATCCTTCAGGTTAGCTCTGTCACCTTCGTCAGGGAACAAATTTATCTTGCAAGGACTAAAGAGGCTAGAGCGACAGCACAGCCAGTTGAAGTTGGTACTGTATTGTATGAATCTGCTACAGCATGAACCTGCTATAGATTGGTTTGCAAGCCAACACGAACAGTCATCCCTGGCTGATAGATGCGATTTACCTTCTCGTAGCTTACATCCGTGAGGTTCTCGATGAACAACACTAGCCCTAAGCCTGAGGTCAATGGCACGCGGACATTGAGATCTAGGTTCAAAAACGAAGGCGAAAAGTCTCTATTAGAGACCCCAGGGCTTGTGAATAGAGCACGGCGAGCACCGCTGTTGTAGTTGGCATAGAGATTAACTTGCCAACCTCCTGAGTTATAGCCAATTCCTAGTTGGGCTACTGAAAAGGGTACTGTACTCAGTTGCAAACCAGTTTCGACACCCGTAGCAATGCGGGCATCGGTGTAGGTGTAGCTGAGGGTAGTTGACCATTCAGGCGAGAGTTTCCAGCGCAGAGCTGCCTCTAGGCCATTGGTGTTCACTAGGCCAACATTGGCCCATCGCCCAGCTACAATCGACAAGCGATCGTTGAGGCTATTACCAAAGTAGGTGAATTGTCCTGTTAGGCCAGGGGCAAACTCTACATCTAAACCTGCTGTCCAGGCAGAGCCAGTTTCTGGCTTAAGGTTGGCGTTAGGTAACCAGTTGTGAACGGTATCAAACACATATAGTTGATCCAACCCAGGGTTGCGTTGCACTAGC includes the following:
- a CDS encoding TonB-dependent receptor; this translates as SYLTGDAFSTVPSLSSLNEIERQQRTNLALFALNTWKITPDLQLDVGLRQNFNSQFGNYLTPSTGIRWAATPTLALRGSWALVQRNPGLDQLYVFDTVHNWLPNANLKPETGSAWTAGLDVEFAPGLTGQFTYFGNSLNDRLSIVAGRWANVGLVNTNGLEAALRWKLSPEWSTTLSYTYTDARIATGVETGLQLSTVPFSVAQLGIGYNSGGWQVNLYANYNSGARRALFTSPGVSNRDFSPSFLNLDLNVRVPLTSGLGLVLFIENLTDVSYEKVNRIYQPGMTVRVGLQTNL